In Fusobacterium russii ATCC 25533, the sequence CTAGAAATTATAGAATATATTGAAGGAGTTTTAAAGAAGAAAAAAATTATATGTCGCTTAGTAGAGAAAGATGGAATAAGAAATAACTTTGAAATAAGCTTATTTAAATAGGGGGAAATATGATAACAGGTGTATATGCTGGAAGTTTTGATCCTATTACTAGAGGTCATCAAGATATAATAGAGAGAGCTTTACATTTTATGGACAGACTCATAATTGTAGTTATGAACAATCCCAAGAAAACATATTGGTTTGAACTTGATGAAAGAAAGGAACTCATAAAAAAAGTTTTTGGCGATAATAAAAAAGTTGAGATAAAAGAATATGCAGGACTGCTTGTTGAATTTATGGAAAAAAATGATACTCAAATTATTGTAAAAGGCGTGAGAGATATGAAAGATTTCTCAGAAGAAATGGTATATTCTTTTGCAAATAGAGAGCTGTCAAATGGTAAAGTTGACACCATACTTATA encodes:
- the coaD gene encoding pantetheine-phosphate adenylyltransferase, which translates into the protein MITGVYAGSFDPITRGHQDIIERALHFMDRLIIVVMNNPKKTYWFELDERKELIKKVFGDNKKVEIKEYAGLLVEFMEKNDTQIIVKGVRDMKDFSEEMVYSFANRELSNGKVDTILIPSSKDYTYVSSTFVKEVAFYNQDLKRYVDKRIEKDILDRAKKYRG